One genomic window of Pelmatolapia mariae isolate MD_Pm_ZW linkage group LG5, Pm_UMD_F_2, whole genome shotgun sequence includes the following:
- the tmf1 gene encoding TATA element modulatory factor isoform X1, protein MSWFNTSHLSSFAKQALTSAQKSIDRVLDIKEEDQWGGTTVMPHDADVTLPGKLSLSAGWGLTQWEAPAEEKTITPPPSSEAITTPVTRTVVDESENFFSAFLSPGDSQAVTKTQVVSVPPTKSQRRPQEKEKQSKEAVVQKDVESQMSIVVEGPQCGPADKVHESQKAAEIQVVEIKPSPADTVLLQPVSPVSSSSDLPCDSDSKASSVKTDADSVLSVDSKSEQSHTSVEQPGKDTTDSPQPKSAAPSDLSPPVSTKEVLLEHKDSKTEDRQNDTPSPPVSAFSSGTSTTSDIEVLDHESVLSESSASSRQETGEGKTGLHLMQGSFQLLTASTCGDFPRLEDYPKLTESCGSSSDAFERIDSFSVQSLDSRSVSEVNSDDEIPGSRTLASVTAGPAPLTVQQAECQKQEGGEAAKEDEKEEDKEEGFTETMREQSLDEMEESGRSATPVNSEQPEDLTEQEANLTLSDATAAAEEQITPPITVEMKSASTVQILELQKVIDELSGRLEKRESQLLAVSKDKARLEEECDNLKDEVIGLKEESSTVQSLKEEFTQRIAEAERKAQLACKERDIAKKEIKGLREELSTRLNASDTMEIIKEKEEQIRGLLEEGEKLSKQQLQHSNIIKKLRVKEKESDTKIIKQQKKIKDQEEELRQLQQVLDGKEEVEKQHRENIKKLNGVVERQEKELSRLQSDTEELQEKNRSLEAALDNSYKELAELHKVNASRASEAEEVALSRETQAREQLSLALEKAQEEAKIQQEALANQVADLRLALQRAEQQQARKEDYLREEISELQQRLQDAETRNQELSQSVTSATRPLLRQIENLQASLGGQTASWEKLEKNISDRLADAQAQLAIAVEKERSATEDLLSIKSQLASLESQNSLLRQEKARLLAQLDAEKNKREKLEDESSRDHVELENLRGEHNRMLEETKKEKLLLTNQLEMEKMKVEQEKKKCYLAQEALKEKERKATAQSAGEAPASSTPSLSRSSSMSGADNGLHTSVLSQDDSLDHSLGTMTMSVSMSGTNLYEAARLSGGSSIIENLQSQLKLREGEIAQLQLEIANLERRRSVMAQELVRLTNQNDEMEEKVKEIPKLKVQLKDLEQRHNTILQMYGEKAEEAEELRLDLEDVKNMYKTQIDELLKNQK, encoded by the exons ATGAGTTGGTTCAACACATCTCACCTGTCCAGCTTCGCTAAACAAGCTTTAACATCAGCTCAGAAGTCAATCGACCGAGTCCTGGACATCAAAGAGGAGGACCAGTGGGGTGGTACAACTGTAATGCCCCACGACG CAGATGTCACATTACCTGGAAAGCTTTCATTAAGTGCAGGCTGGGGGCTGACACAGTGGGAAGCACCCGCCGAGGAAAAGACCATCACACCACCCCCTTCATCGGAAGCCATCACTACTCCCGTCACTCGTACTGTTGTGGATGAATCCGAAAATTTTTTCAGTGCCTTTTTGTCACCTGGAGATTCACAGGCTGTCACCAAAACTCAGGTTGTGTCTGTACCTCCTACTAAGTCTCAAAGGCGGCCtcaagagaaagaaaagcaaagcaaagaggCTGTTGTCCAAAAAGATGTGGAGAGTCAAATGTCAATCGTGGTTGAGGGACCTCAATGTGGACCTGCTGATAAGGTCCATGAGAGTCAGAAAGCTGCTGAGATCCAGGTGGTGGAGATCAAGCCCTCACCAGCAGATACTGTCCTCCTGCAGCCAGTTTCTCCTGTTTCCTCTTCCAGTGATCTTCCTTGTGACTCTGACAGTAAAGCAAGCAGTGTGAAAACAGATGCTGACTCAGTACTTTCTGTTGACTCAAAATCAGAGCAGTCACACACTTCAGTAGAACAACCAGGGAAGGATACCACAGATTCCCCTCAACCTAAGAGTGCTGCCCCTTCTGATCTGTCACCTCCCGTATCCACTAAGGAAGTACTCCTAGAGCATAAAGACTCAAAGACAGAGGATCGTCAGAATGATACACCCTCTCCTCCAGTTAGTGCTTTCTCCTCAGGAACCTCAACCACCAGTGACATTGAAGTGCTTGACCATGAGAGTGTGTTGAGCGAGAGCTCAGCCAGCTCTAGACAAGAAACCGGTGAAGGAAAGACTGGCCTTCACCTAATGCAGGGCTCCTTCCAGCTTCTCACTGCCTCCACATGTGGAGATTTTCCTCGACTTGAAGACTACCCAAAACTCACGGAGAGCTGCGGTTCCTCCTCAGATGCATTTGAGCGTATTGATTCCTTTAGCGTGCAGTCACTGGATAGCCGGAGCGTCAGTGAGGTCAACTCAGATGACGAAATCCCTGGCAGTCGGACTCTAGCATCAGTCACTGCGGGTCCTGCCCCTTTAACAGTGCAACAAGCTGAATGTCAGAAGCAGGAAGGTGGAGAGGCAGCAAAGGAAGATGAAAAGGAAGAAGATAAAGAGGAGGGATTCACTGAAACAATGCGGGAGCAGTCGCTGGATGAGATGGAGGAAAGCGGACGAAGTGCGACACCTGTGAATAGCGAGCAGCCCGAAGACTTGACAGAGCAGGAGGCTAATCTCACACTGTCTGATGCCACCGCTGCAGCTGAAGAACAGATCACTCCACCAATCACTGTAGAAATGAAAAGTGCCTCAACTGTCCAGATACTGGAGCTTCAAAAG GTTATTGATGAACTATCGGGGCGCCTTGAGAAGAGAGAGTCTCAGCTGCTGGCAGTTAGCAAAGACAAGGCCAGACTGGAGGAGGAGTGTGACAATCTGAAAGA TGAAGTGATAGGTCTGAAGGAGGAGAGCTCCACTGTTCAGTCCCTGAAGGAAGAGTTCACCCAGCGTATAGCAGAGGCAGAAAGGAAGGCTCAGCTGGCCTGCAAAGAGAGAGACATAGCTAAGAAG GAGATAAAGGGTTTGCGAGAGGAGCTTTCCACAAGACTAAACGCCAGTGATACAATGGAGATCATCAAGGAGAAGGAGGAGCAGATCAGAGGTCTGCTGGAAGAGG GTGAAAAGCTGTCCAAACAGCAGCTACAGCACAGCAACATCATCAAGAAACTGCGTGTGAAGGAGAAGGAGAGTGACACAAAGATCatcaaacaacaaaagaaaatcaagGATCAAGAGGAAGAGCTGAGACAGCTCCAGCAG GTTCTAGATGgaaaggaggaggtggagaaacagcacagagagaacatCAAGAAGCTGAATGGTGTGGTGGAGCGCCAGGAGAAGGAGCTGAGCAGGCTGCAGTCAGACACTGAGGAGCTGCAGGAGAAAAACAGGAGCCTCGAGGCTGCTCTGGACAACTCTTATAA GGAGCTAGCAGAACTACACAAGGTAAATGCCAGCAGAGCCAGTGAGGCTGAAGAGGTGGCTCTGAGCAGGGAGACGCAGGCTAGAGAACAGCTGAGTCTGGCTCTGGAGAAGGCTCAGGAGGAGGCCAAGATACAACAGGAAGCCCTAGCAAACCAG GTGGCTGACCTGAGGCTGGCACTGCAGAGAGCAGAGCAACAGCAGGCCAGGAAAGAAGATTATTTGAGAGAGGAGATCagtgaacttcaacag AGACTTCAGGATGCAGAAACTAGGAACCAGGAGCTCAGCCAGAGCGTTACCTCTGCCACGCGACCTTTACTGCGACAAATTGAGAACCTACAGGCCTCACTGGGTGGTCAAACGGCCTCGTGGGAAAAACTTGAGAAGAATATCTCTGACAGGCTTG CGGATGCCCAGGCGCAGCTAGCCATTGCTGTGGAGAAAGAGCGATCAGCAACAGAAGACCTGTTGTCCATTAAGTCCCAGTTAGCCTCTCTGGAATCCCAGAATTCCTTGCTTCGGCAGGAGAAAGCCAGGCTTCTGGCACAGCTGGATGCTGAGAAAAACAAGAGGGAGAAATTGGAAGATGAGAGCAGCag GGATCATGTTGAATTGGAAAACCTGCGAGGAGAACACAATCGAATGTTagaggaaacaaagaaagaaaag TTACTGCTGACTAATCAGTTAGAGATGGAGAAGATGAAGGTAGagcaagaaaagaagaaatgctATTTGGCACAGGAAGCACTCAAGGAAAAG GAGCGAAAGGCCACGGCACAATCAGCTGGAGAGGCCCCAGCATCATCTACACCCTCCCTGTCTCGCTCCAGCTCGATGAGTGGGGCAGACAATGGGCTGCACACCTCTGTTCTTTCACAG GATGACTCTTTAGACCATTCGCTGGGCACTATGACTATGTCCGTGTCGATGAGTGGGACCAACCTGTATGAGGCGGCCAGACTGTCTGGAGGCTCCAGCATCATAGAAAACCTCCAGTCTCAACTCAAACTGAGAGAAGGAGAGATAGCACAGCTGCAG CTTGAGATCGCTAATCTGGAGAGGAGACGATCTGTGATGGCACAGGAGCTGGTTCGACTCACAAATCAAAACGATGAGATGGAGGAGAAGGTGAAAGAGATCCCCAAGTTGAAAGTTCAGCTGAAG GATCTGGAGCAGAGGCATAACACCATTCTGCAGATGTatggagaaaaggctgaagaaGCAGAGGAACTGAGACTGGACCTTGAAGATGTAAAGAATATGTACAAAACCCAAATCGACGAATTGCTGAAGAACCAGAAATAA
- the tmf1 gene encoding TATA element modulatory factor isoform X2, which translates to MSWFNTSHLSSFAKQALTSAQKSIDRVLDIKEEDQWGGTTVMPHDDVTLPGKLSLSAGWGLTQWEAPAEEKTITPPPSSEAITTPVTRTVVDESENFFSAFLSPGDSQAVTKTQVVSVPPTKSQRRPQEKEKQSKEAVVQKDVESQMSIVVEGPQCGPADKVHESQKAAEIQVVEIKPSPADTVLLQPVSPVSSSSDLPCDSDSKASSVKTDADSVLSVDSKSEQSHTSVEQPGKDTTDSPQPKSAAPSDLSPPVSTKEVLLEHKDSKTEDRQNDTPSPPVSAFSSGTSTTSDIEVLDHESVLSESSASSRQETGEGKTGLHLMQGSFQLLTASTCGDFPRLEDYPKLTESCGSSSDAFERIDSFSVQSLDSRSVSEVNSDDEIPGSRTLASVTAGPAPLTVQQAECQKQEGGEAAKEDEKEEDKEEGFTETMREQSLDEMEESGRSATPVNSEQPEDLTEQEANLTLSDATAAAEEQITPPITVEMKSASTVQILELQKVIDELSGRLEKRESQLLAVSKDKARLEEECDNLKDEVIGLKEESSTVQSLKEEFTQRIAEAERKAQLACKERDIAKKEIKGLREELSTRLNASDTMEIIKEKEEQIRGLLEEGEKLSKQQLQHSNIIKKLRVKEKESDTKIIKQQKKIKDQEEELRQLQQVLDGKEEVEKQHRENIKKLNGVVERQEKELSRLQSDTEELQEKNRSLEAALDNSYKELAELHKVNASRASEAEEVALSRETQAREQLSLALEKAQEEAKIQQEALANQVADLRLALQRAEQQQARKEDYLREEISELQQRLQDAETRNQELSQSVTSATRPLLRQIENLQASLGGQTASWEKLEKNISDRLADAQAQLAIAVEKERSATEDLLSIKSQLASLESQNSLLRQEKARLLAQLDAEKNKREKLEDESSRDHVELENLRGEHNRMLEETKKEKLLLTNQLEMEKMKVEQEKKKCYLAQEALKEKERKATAQSAGEAPASSTPSLSRSSSMSGADNGLHTSVLSQDDSLDHSLGTMTMSVSMSGTNLYEAARLSGGSSIIENLQSQLKLREGEIAQLQLEIANLERRRSVMAQELVRLTNQNDEMEEKVKEIPKLKVQLKDLEQRHNTILQMYGEKAEEAEELRLDLEDVKNMYKTQIDELLKNQK; encoded by the exons ATGAGTTGGTTCAACACATCTCACCTGTCCAGCTTCGCTAAACAAGCTTTAACATCAGCTCAGAAGTCAATCGACCGAGTCCTGGACATCAAAGAGGAGGACCAGTGGGGTGGTACAACTGTAATGCCCCACGACG ATGTCACATTACCTGGAAAGCTTTCATTAAGTGCAGGCTGGGGGCTGACACAGTGGGAAGCACCCGCCGAGGAAAAGACCATCACACCACCCCCTTCATCGGAAGCCATCACTACTCCCGTCACTCGTACTGTTGTGGATGAATCCGAAAATTTTTTCAGTGCCTTTTTGTCACCTGGAGATTCACAGGCTGTCACCAAAACTCAGGTTGTGTCTGTACCTCCTACTAAGTCTCAAAGGCGGCCtcaagagaaagaaaagcaaagcaaagaggCTGTTGTCCAAAAAGATGTGGAGAGTCAAATGTCAATCGTGGTTGAGGGACCTCAATGTGGACCTGCTGATAAGGTCCATGAGAGTCAGAAAGCTGCTGAGATCCAGGTGGTGGAGATCAAGCCCTCACCAGCAGATACTGTCCTCCTGCAGCCAGTTTCTCCTGTTTCCTCTTCCAGTGATCTTCCTTGTGACTCTGACAGTAAAGCAAGCAGTGTGAAAACAGATGCTGACTCAGTACTTTCTGTTGACTCAAAATCAGAGCAGTCACACACTTCAGTAGAACAACCAGGGAAGGATACCACAGATTCCCCTCAACCTAAGAGTGCTGCCCCTTCTGATCTGTCACCTCCCGTATCCACTAAGGAAGTACTCCTAGAGCATAAAGACTCAAAGACAGAGGATCGTCAGAATGATACACCCTCTCCTCCAGTTAGTGCTTTCTCCTCAGGAACCTCAACCACCAGTGACATTGAAGTGCTTGACCATGAGAGTGTGTTGAGCGAGAGCTCAGCCAGCTCTAGACAAGAAACCGGTGAAGGAAAGACTGGCCTTCACCTAATGCAGGGCTCCTTCCAGCTTCTCACTGCCTCCACATGTGGAGATTTTCCTCGACTTGAAGACTACCCAAAACTCACGGAGAGCTGCGGTTCCTCCTCAGATGCATTTGAGCGTATTGATTCCTTTAGCGTGCAGTCACTGGATAGCCGGAGCGTCAGTGAGGTCAACTCAGATGACGAAATCCCTGGCAGTCGGACTCTAGCATCAGTCACTGCGGGTCCTGCCCCTTTAACAGTGCAACAAGCTGAATGTCAGAAGCAGGAAGGTGGAGAGGCAGCAAAGGAAGATGAAAAGGAAGAAGATAAAGAGGAGGGATTCACTGAAACAATGCGGGAGCAGTCGCTGGATGAGATGGAGGAAAGCGGACGAAGTGCGACACCTGTGAATAGCGAGCAGCCCGAAGACTTGACAGAGCAGGAGGCTAATCTCACACTGTCTGATGCCACCGCTGCAGCTGAAGAACAGATCACTCCACCAATCACTGTAGAAATGAAAAGTGCCTCAACTGTCCAGATACTGGAGCTTCAAAAG GTTATTGATGAACTATCGGGGCGCCTTGAGAAGAGAGAGTCTCAGCTGCTGGCAGTTAGCAAAGACAAGGCCAGACTGGAGGAGGAGTGTGACAATCTGAAAGA TGAAGTGATAGGTCTGAAGGAGGAGAGCTCCACTGTTCAGTCCCTGAAGGAAGAGTTCACCCAGCGTATAGCAGAGGCAGAAAGGAAGGCTCAGCTGGCCTGCAAAGAGAGAGACATAGCTAAGAAG GAGATAAAGGGTTTGCGAGAGGAGCTTTCCACAAGACTAAACGCCAGTGATACAATGGAGATCATCAAGGAGAAGGAGGAGCAGATCAGAGGTCTGCTGGAAGAGG GTGAAAAGCTGTCCAAACAGCAGCTACAGCACAGCAACATCATCAAGAAACTGCGTGTGAAGGAGAAGGAGAGTGACACAAAGATCatcaaacaacaaaagaaaatcaagGATCAAGAGGAAGAGCTGAGACAGCTCCAGCAG GTTCTAGATGgaaaggaggaggtggagaaacagcacagagagaacatCAAGAAGCTGAATGGTGTGGTGGAGCGCCAGGAGAAGGAGCTGAGCAGGCTGCAGTCAGACACTGAGGAGCTGCAGGAGAAAAACAGGAGCCTCGAGGCTGCTCTGGACAACTCTTATAA GGAGCTAGCAGAACTACACAAGGTAAATGCCAGCAGAGCCAGTGAGGCTGAAGAGGTGGCTCTGAGCAGGGAGACGCAGGCTAGAGAACAGCTGAGTCTGGCTCTGGAGAAGGCTCAGGAGGAGGCCAAGATACAACAGGAAGCCCTAGCAAACCAG GTGGCTGACCTGAGGCTGGCACTGCAGAGAGCAGAGCAACAGCAGGCCAGGAAAGAAGATTATTTGAGAGAGGAGATCagtgaacttcaacag AGACTTCAGGATGCAGAAACTAGGAACCAGGAGCTCAGCCAGAGCGTTACCTCTGCCACGCGACCTTTACTGCGACAAATTGAGAACCTACAGGCCTCACTGGGTGGTCAAACGGCCTCGTGGGAAAAACTTGAGAAGAATATCTCTGACAGGCTTG CGGATGCCCAGGCGCAGCTAGCCATTGCTGTGGAGAAAGAGCGATCAGCAACAGAAGACCTGTTGTCCATTAAGTCCCAGTTAGCCTCTCTGGAATCCCAGAATTCCTTGCTTCGGCAGGAGAAAGCCAGGCTTCTGGCACAGCTGGATGCTGAGAAAAACAAGAGGGAGAAATTGGAAGATGAGAGCAGCag GGATCATGTTGAATTGGAAAACCTGCGAGGAGAACACAATCGAATGTTagaggaaacaaagaaagaaaag TTACTGCTGACTAATCAGTTAGAGATGGAGAAGATGAAGGTAGagcaagaaaagaagaaatgctATTTGGCACAGGAAGCACTCAAGGAAAAG GAGCGAAAGGCCACGGCACAATCAGCTGGAGAGGCCCCAGCATCATCTACACCCTCCCTGTCTCGCTCCAGCTCGATGAGTGGGGCAGACAATGGGCTGCACACCTCTGTTCTTTCACAG GATGACTCTTTAGACCATTCGCTGGGCACTATGACTATGTCCGTGTCGATGAGTGGGACCAACCTGTATGAGGCGGCCAGACTGTCTGGAGGCTCCAGCATCATAGAAAACCTCCAGTCTCAACTCAAACTGAGAGAAGGAGAGATAGCACAGCTGCAG CTTGAGATCGCTAATCTGGAGAGGAGACGATCTGTGATGGCACAGGAGCTGGTTCGACTCACAAATCAAAACGATGAGATGGAGGAGAAGGTGAAAGAGATCCCCAAGTTGAAAGTTCAGCTGAAG GATCTGGAGCAGAGGCATAACACCATTCTGCAGATGTatggagaaaaggctgaagaaGCAGAGGAACTGAGACTGGACCTTGAAGATGTAAAGAATATGTACAAAACCCAAATCGACGAATTGCTGAAGAACCAGAAATAA
- the uba3 gene encoding NEDD8-activating enzyme E1 catalytic subunit isoform X2, whose protein sequence is MAETDEPMLVDGDTGSTSDWDDRWNHIKKFLERSGPFMHPDFEPSTESLQFMLETCKILVIGAGGLGCELLKNLALSGFRNIHVVDMDTIDVSNLNRQFLFRAKDVGRPKADVAADFINSRVPGCCVIPYFKKIQDLDETFYRQFHIIVCGLDSIVARRWMNGMLLSLLVYEDGVLDPSSIIPLIDGGTEGFKGNARVIFPGMTACIDCTLELYPPQINFPMCTIASMPRLPEHCIEYVRILLWPKEMPFGDDVALDGDDPEHIQWVYQKSLERAAEFSITGVTYRLTQGVVKRIIPAVASTNAAIAAACATEVFKIASSAYLPLNNYMVFNDVDGLYTYTFEAERKENCSACSQVPSDLHFSPSSKLQEVLDYLTESTSLQMKSPAITTTMDGKNKTLYLQSVASIEQRTRPNLAKTLNELGLADGQELAVADVTTPQTVLFKLCFTS, encoded by the exons ATGGCGGAGACGGACGAGCC GATGTTGGTGGATGGAGACACTGGAAGCACCTCTGACTGGGATGACCGTTGGAACCATATCAAGAAGTTTTTGGAAAGATCAGGTCCATTCATGCATCCTGACTTTGAACCCAGCACAGAG TCCTTGCAGTTTATGTTAGAAACCTGCAAAATCTTGGTCATTGGTGCTGGTGGTTTGGGATGCGAGCTGCTAAAAAACCtg GCCTTATCAGGCTTTCGCAACATTCATGTTGTTGACATGGACACCATTGATGTTTCCAACCTAAATCGACAGTTCCTCTTCAG AGCTAAAGATGTAGGTCGGCCCAAGGCGGATGTTgctgctgactttataaacagCCGTGTGCCTGGATGCTGTGTAATCCC CTATTTTAAAAAGATTCAAGACTTagatgaaacattttacagac AATTCCATATAATTGTGTGTGGATTGGACTCTATTGTGGCGAGGAGGTGGATGAATGGTATGCTG ctaTCTTTGCTGGTGTATGAAGATGGTGTCTTAgatccatcatccatcatccCTCTGATTGATGGTGGGACTGAAGGCTTTAAAGGTAATGCCAGAGTTATTTTCCCTGGCATGACAGCCTGCATTGACTGCACCCTTGAGCTTTACCCTCCCCAG ATCAACTTCCCCATGTGTACAATAGCCTCAATGCCTCGTCTGCCAGAACATTGCATTGAGTACGTGCGAATATTGCTATGGCCGAAAGAGATGCCCTTTGGAG ATGACGTGGCTCTGGATGGAGATGACCCAGAACACATCCAGTGGGTGTACCAGAAATCTCTGGAGAGGGCAGCAGAGTTCAGCATAACAGGAGTCACATATAGACTAACACAGG GGGTTGTTAAGAGGATAATCCCTGCTGTAGCATCCACAAATGCTGCCATTGCTG CTGCTTGTGCAACTGAGGTTTTCAAAATAGCGTCAAG TGCATATTTACCTCTGAATAATTACATGGTCTTCAATGATGTTGACGGCTTGTACACCTACACCTTTGAAGCCGAAAGGAAG GAAAACTGTTCAGCTTGCAGCCAAGTACCTTCGGACCTACACTTTTCTCCATCTTCCAAACTCCAGGAGGTGTTGGACTACCTGACCGAGAGCACCTCCCT ACAAATGAAATCACCTGccataacaacaacaatggATGGAAAGAATAAGACTTTATATTTACAG TCGGTTGCTTCCATTGAACAGAGGACGCGGCCAAATCTGGCCAAAACCCTGAATG AGCTGGGGCTGGCTGATGGACAAGAGCTGGCTGTAGCTGATGTCACCACACCTCAGACTGTGTTGTTCAAACTCTGCTTTACCTCATAA
- the uba3 gene encoding NEDD8-activating enzyme E1 catalytic subunit isoform X1, with protein MAETDEPEKKRRRVVELTEKMLVDGDTGSTSDWDDRWNHIKKFLERSGPFMHPDFEPSTESLQFMLETCKILVIGAGGLGCELLKNLALSGFRNIHVVDMDTIDVSNLNRQFLFRAKDVGRPKADVAADFINSRVPGCCVIPYFKKIQDLDETFYRQFHIIVCGLDSIVARRWMNGMLLSLLVYEDGVLDPSSIIPLIDGGTEGFKGNARVIFPGMTACIDCTLELYPPQINFPMCTIASMPRLPEHCIEYVRILLWPKEMPFGDDVALDGDDPEHIQWVYQKSLERAAEFSITGVTYRLTQGVVKRIIPAVASTNAAIAAACATEVFKIASSAYLPLNNYMVFNDVDGLYTYTFEAERKENCSACSQVPSDLHFSPSSKLQEVLDYLTESTSLQMKSPAITTTMDGKNKTLYLQSVASIEQRTRPNLAKTLNELGLADGQELAVADVTTPQTVLFKLCFTS; from the exons ATGGCGGAGACGGACGAGCC GGAGAAGAAAAGAAGGAGAGTAGTGGAGCTGACTGAGAA GATGTTGGTGGATGGAGACACTGGAAGCACCTCTGACTGGGATGACCGTTGGAACCATATCAAGAAGTTTTTGGAAAGATCAGGTCCATTCATGCATCCTGACTTTGAACCCAGCACAGAG TCCTTGCAGTTTATGTTAGAAACCTGCAAAATCTTGGTCATTGGTGCTGGTGGTTTGGGATGCGAGCTGCTAAAAAACCtg GCCTTATCAGGCTTTCGCAACATTCATGTTGTTGACATGGACACCATTGATGTTTCCAACCTAAATCGACAGTTCCTCTTCAG AGCTAAAGATGTAGGTCGGCCCAAGGCGGATGTTgctgctgactttataaacagCCGTGTGCCTGGATGCTGTGTAATCCC CTATTTTAAAAAGATTCAAGACTTagatgaaacattttacagac AATTCCATATAATTGTGTGTGGATTGGACTCTATTGTGGCGAGGAGGTGGATGAATGGTATGCTG ctaTCTTTGCTGGTGTATGAAGATGGTGTCTTAgatccatcatccatcatccCTCTGATTGATGGTGGGACTGAAGGCTTTAAAGGTAATGCCAGAGTTATTTTCCCTGGCATGACAGCCTGCATTGACTGCACCCTTGAGCTTTACCCTCCCCAG ATCAACTTCCCCATGTGTACAATAGCCTCAATGCCTCGTCTGCCAGAACATTGCATTGAGTACGTGCGAATATTGCTATGGCCGAAAGAGATGCCCTTTGGAG ATGACGTGGCTCTGGATGGAGATGACCCAGAACACATCCAGTGGGTGTACCAGAAATCTCTGGAGAGGGCAGCAGAGTTCAGCATAACAGGAGTCACATATAGACTAACACAGG GGGTTGTTAAGAGGATAATCCCTGCTGTAGCATCCACAAATGCTGCCATTGCTG CTGCTTGTGCAACTGAGGTTTTCAAAATAGCGTCAAG TGCATATTTACCTCTGAATAATTACATGGTCTTCAATGATGTTGACGGCTTGTACACCTACACCTTTGAAGCCGAAAGGAAG GAAAACTGTTCAGCTTGCAGCCAAGTACCTTCGGACCTACACTTTTCTCCATCTTCCAAACTCCAGGAGGTGTTGGACTACCTGACCGAGAGCACCTCCCT ACAAATGAAATCACCTGccataacaacaacaatggATGGAAAGAATAAGACTTTATATTTACAG TCGGTTGCTTCCATTGAACAGAGGACGCGGCCAAATCTGGCCAAAACCCTGAATG AGCTGGGGCTGGCTGATGGACAAGAGCTGGCTGTAGCTGATGTCACCACACCTCAGACTGTGTTGTTCAAACTCTGCTTTACCTCATAA